TTCCGCTTCTTTCACTTGTATTTTCGACAAGGAATTCAATCTGTCTGCAAATGCCTTCGTAAACCCTGCAGGCATATGTTGAACTACAAAGATTGGTTTTGCAAAGTCTTCCGGAATACTTGCAAAAACAGTCTGTAAAGCTTTTGGTCCTCCTGTGGAGGTTCCAATTCCGATAGCCTCTACTTTGATTGGTTTTTGAAAACTTTTATTTAATTGGCGTTCGGTTCGTTCTGGTCGAACCAATGTTTCGATGCTAGGTAGCCTAGAATCGGAAAAACCTTTGATTTTTGCGGACAATACCGCAGCAATATCTTCCGGCGAAAACTGATTCCCACTGGATGGCTTCGGAATGAAATCCACTGCACCGAGCTCTAATGCTTTAAACGTGGCATCAGCACCATGTTGGGTGAGTACAGAAAGCATAATCACGTGGCTTGGCAGCTTTAGTTTTTTGATTTCCGCAAGTGCAGTGAGACCATCCATAATGGGCATCTCAATGTCCAAAACGATAAAGTCGGGTTTTAGTTTTCCAGCTAAATC
The sequence above is drawn from the Leptospira sp. WS4.C2 genome and encodes:
- a CDS encoding chemotaxis response regulator protein-glutamate methylesterase, translated to MNKKPTVAIIDDSLLVRNILSDALTKKDEVQVIATGKTGMDCIDLAGKLKPDFIVLDIEMPIMDGLTALAEIKKLKLPSHVIMLSVLTQHGADATFKALELGAVDFIPKPSSGNQFSPEDIAAVLSAKIKGFSDSRLPSIETLVRPERTERQLNKSFQKPIKVEAIGIGTSTGGPKALQTVFASIPEDFAKPIFVVQHMPAGFTKAFADRLNSLSKIQVKEAEDGDIVQSGTAYIAPGDYQMKVVTKGKDHVIELTHTGQVNGHRPSIEVLFDSLVDAYGGDHLLSMIMTGMGKDGSHAINNIHAKGGITLAQNEATSVVYGMNRVAVELGGIDFVLPVDELVPKMIELLKSRGN